A stretch of the Comamonas testosteroni TK102 genome encodes the following:
- a CDS encoding DUF4124 domain-containing protein, with protein sequence MHAIKFALFAAIACCTVPAIAQWQWIDGQGRKVFSDRAPPADIPAKNILRSPGGAKPAALVAVPEAGAAAAKPSADKGVDKGLEEQKRKQQEQDAAKVQADKLQKEKQRQDNCNRAKQARATLASGRMLSHVNANGERGFMDEATRDAEIKRADAVIASDCGPMAEPAQ encoded by the coding sequence ATGCACGCCATCAAGTTCGCATTGTTCGCAGCCATAGCCTGTTGCACGGTACCCGCAATTGCCCAGTGGCAATGGATAGATGGTCAGGGGCGCAAGGTGTTCAGCGACCGGGCGCCGCCTGCGGATATCCCTGCTAAGAATATCTTGCGCAGCCCCGGTGGCGCAAAGCCTGCGGCGCTTGTGGCCGTGCCTGAAGCCGGTGCAGCTGCTGCCAAGCCTTCAGCAGACAAGGGCGTAGACAAGGGGCTGGAAGAGCAGAAGCGCAAGCAGCAGGAGCAGGATGCAGCCAAGGTCCAGGCCGACAAGCTGCAAAAGGAAAAGCAGCGCCAGGACAACTGCAACCGCGCCAAGCAGGCCAGGGCAACCCTGGCCTCGGGCCGCATGCTCTCGCATGTGAATGCCAACGGCGAGCGCGGCTTCATGGACGAGGCTACGCGCGATGCCGAGATCAAGCGAGCCGATGCCGTGATCGCTTCCGATTGCGGACCCATGGCAGAGCCGGCGCAATAG
- the guaA gene encoding glutamine-hydrolyzing GMP synthase, with protein MQHDKILILDFGSQVTQLIARRVREANVYCEVHPCDVSSDWVREFAADGKLKGIILSGSHASVYEVDDRAPDAVFELNLPVLGICYGMQTMATQLGGKVEGSNTREFGYAEVRAHGHTKLLEGIEDFATAEGHGMLKVWMSHGDKVTELPPGFKVMASTPSCPIAGMADEARRYYAVQFHPEVTHTVQGQALLNRFVLDICGTQADWIMGDYIEEAVAKIREQVGDEEVILGLSGGVDSSVAAALIHRAIGDQLTCVFVDHGLLRLNEGDMVMDMFEGKLHAKVVRVDASDLFLGELAGVSEPEQKRKIIGRLFVDVFKAEAEKLKAANAGSKGATFLAQGTIYPDVIESGGAKSKKAVTIKSHHNVGGLPEQLGLKLLEPLRDLFKDEVRELGVALGLPRGMVYRHPFPGPGLGVRILGEVKKEYADLLRRADAIFIEELNNWIDEASGKSWYDLTSQAFTVFLPVKSVGVMGDGRTYDYVVALRAVVTSDFMTADWAELPYGLLKKVSGRIINEVRGINRVTYDVSTKPPATIEWE; from the coding sequence ATGCAACACGACAAGATTCTTATTCTGGACTTCGGCTCCCAGGTCACGCAGCTGATTGCCCGCCGCGTGCGCGAAGCCAATGTCTACTGCGAAGTCCACCCCTGCGATGTGAGCAGCGACTGGGTACGCGAATTTGCCGCTGACGGCAAGCTCAAGGGCATCATCCTGTCGGGCAGCCATGCCTCCGTCTACGAAGTGGATGACCGTGCTCCCGACGCCGTGTTCGAGTTGAACCTGCCCGTGCTGGGCATTTGCTACGGCATGCAGACCATGGCCACCCAGCTCGGCGGCAAGGTCGAAGGCTCCAACACCCGTGAATTCGGTTACGCCGAAGTGCGCGCCCATGGCCACACCAAGCTGCTGGAAGGCATCGAAGACTTCGCCACGGCCGAAGGCCACGGCATGCTCAAGGTCTGGATGAGCCACGGCGACAAGGTCACCGAACTGCCTCCCGGCTTCAAGGTCATGGCCTCCACGCCCTCCTGCCCCATCGCCGGCATGGCCGATGAAGCGCGTCGCTACTACGCCGTGCAGTTCCACCCCGAAGTCACGCATACCGTGCAGGGTCAGGCGCTGCTCAACCGCTTTGTGCTCGACATCTGCGGCACGCAAGCCGACTGGATCATGGGCGACTACATCGAAGAAGCCGTGGCCAAGATCCGCGAGCAGGTAGGCGACGAAGAAGTGATCCTGGGCCTGTCCGGCGGCGTGGATTCGTCCGTGGCTGCCGCCCTGATCCACCGCGCCATCGGCGACCAGCTGACCTGCGTGTTCGTCGATCACGGCCTGCTGCGCCTGAACGAAGGCGATATGGTCATGGACATGTTCGAAGGCAAGCTGCACGCCAAGGTGGTGCGCGTCGATGCTTCCGACTTGTTCCTGGGCGAGCTGGCCGGCGTGTCCGAGCCCGAGCAAAAGCGCAAGATCATCGGCCGTCTATTCGTGGATGTATTCAAGGCCGAAGCCGAGAAGCTCAAGGCTGCCAACGCCGGCTCCAAGGGAGCCACCTTCCTGGCCCAGGGCACCATCTACCCCGACGTGATCGAGTCGGGCGGCGCCAAGAGCAAGAAGGCTGTCACCATCAAGAGCCACCACAACGTCGGCGGCCTGCCCGAGCAACTGGGCCTGAAGCTGCTGGAGCCCCTGCGCGACCTGTTCAAGGACGAAGTGCGCGAGCTGGGCGTGGCCCTGGGCCTGCCCCGCGGCATGGTCTACCGTCACCCCTTCCCCGGACCCGGCCTGGGTGTCCGCATTCTGGGTGAAGTGAAGAAGGAATATGCCGACCTGCTGCGCCGCGCCGATGCCATCTTCATCGAAGAACTGAACAACTGGATCGACGAGGCCTCCGGCAAGAGCTGGTACGACCTGACCAGCCAGGCCTTCACCGTGTTCCTGCCCGTCAAGAGCGTGGGCGTGATGGGCGACGGCCGCACCTATGACTATGTCGTTGCCCTGCGCGCCGTGGTCACCAGCGACTTCATGACCGCCGACTGGGCCGAGCTGCCCTACGGCCTGCTCAAGAAGGTGTCCGGCCGCATCATCAACGAAGTGCGTGGCATCAACCGTGTCACCTACGACGTGAGCACCAAGCCGCCAGCGACCATCGAGTGGGAATAA
- the guaB gene encoding IMP dehydrogenase, with amino-acid sequence MRLLGKALTFDDVLLVPAYSEVLPKDVSLATQFTRNIRLNLPLVSAAMDTVTEARLAIAIAQEGGIGVIHKNMTAEQQAAEVSKVKRHESGVVHDPVVITPEHTVLQVLQLSEERGISGFPVCDGGKVIGIVTSRDLRFETRYDVKVSQIMTPREKLITVNEKDGTSPAEAKALLNKHKLERILVVNDAFELKGLITVKDITKQTTFPNAARDASGRLRVAAAVGVGAGTEERVELLVKAGVDAIVVDTAHGHSKGVIDRVRWVKQNYPQVDVIGGNIATGAAALALVEAGADAVKVGIGPGSICTTRIVAGVGVPQIMAISNVADALKGTGVPLIGDGGIRFSGDISKALAAGASTIMMGGMFAGTEEAPGEVILYQGRSYKSYRGMGSIGAMQQGSADRYFQESSTGNPNADKLVPEGIEGRVPYKGSMVSIVYQMAGGVRASMGYCGCATISEMNEKAEFVEITAAGIRESHVHDVQITKEAPNYRAD; translated from the coding sequence ATGCGCCTTCTCGGAAAAGCACTGACCTTTGACGACGTCCTGCTCGTTCCCGCCTACTCCGAAGTCCTGCCCAAGGACGTTTCTCTCGCCACCCAATTCACTCGCAATATCCGCTTGAACCTGCCCCTGGTGTCTGCCGCCATGGACACGGTGACCGAAGCGCGTCTGGCCATCGCCATTGCGCAAGAAGGCGGTATCGGCGTGATCCACAAGAACATGACAGCCGAGCAGCAAGCCGCTGAAGTGTCCAAGGTCAAGCGCCACGAATCCGGTGTGGTCCACGACCCTGTGGTCATCACCCCCGAACACACCGTGCTGCAAGTGCTGCAGCTGTCGGAAGAGCGCGGCATTTCGGGCTTCCCCGTGTGCGACGGCGGCAAGGTCATCGGCATCGTGACCAGCCGCGATCTGCGCTTCGAGACCCGCTACGACGTCAAGGTCAGCCAGATCATGACGCCCCGCGAGAAGCTGATTACCGTCAATGAAAAAGACGGCACCAGCCCCGCCGAAGCCAAGGCCTTGCTGAACAAGCACAAGCTCGAACGTATTCTGGTGGTGAACGACGCCTTCGAACTCAAGGGTCTGATCACCGTCAAGGACATCACCAAGCAAACCACCTTCCCCAATGCAGCGCGTGACGCATCGGGCCGCCTGCGCGTGGCTGCCGCCGTCGGCGTGGGCGCAGGCACCGAAGAGCGTGTGGAACTGCTGGTCAAGGCCGGCGTGGACGCCATCGTGGTGGACACGGCCCACGGTCACTCCAAGGGCGTGATCGATCGCGTGCGCTGGGTCAAGCAGAACTACCCCCAGGTGGACGTGATCGGCGGCAATATCGCCACCGGTGCTGCCGCTCTGGCACTGGTGGAAGCCGGCGCTGACGCGGTCAAGGTCGGTATCGGCCCCGGCTCCATCTGCACCACCCGTATCGTGGCAGGTGTGGGCGTGCCCCAGATCATGGCCATCTCCAATGTGGCCGACGCCCTGAAGGGCACTGGCGTGCCCTTGATCGGCGACGGCGGCATCCGCTTCTCCGGCGACATCTCCAAGGCCCTGGCCGCAGGTGCCTCCACCATCATGATGGGCGGCATGTTTGCCGGCACCGAAGAAGCTCCCGGCGAGGTGATTCTGTACCAGGGCCGCTCGTACAAGAGCTATCGCGGCATGGGCTCCATCGGTGCCATGCAGCAAGGCTCGGCCGACCGCTACTTCCAGGAATCGTCCACCGGCAACCCCAATGCGGACAAGCTGGTTCCCGAAGGCATTGAAGGCCGCGTGCCCTACAAGGGCTCCATGGTCTCCATCGTCTATCAGATGGCCGGCGGCGTGCGCGCCTCCATGGGCTACTGTGGTTGCGCCACGATCTCCGAGATGAACGAGAAGGCCGAGTTTGTGGAAATCACCGCAGCCGGCATCCGCGAATCTCATGTGCACGACGTGCAGATCACCAAGGAAGCGCCCAACTACCGCGCTGACTAA
- a CDS encoding type II toxin-antitoxin system Phd/YefM family antitoxin — MQSIGIYEAKSRFSALVEMVEQGEEVRITRHGKEVVRMLPMRRKPVITDEQIARELEQISALQQTVKAPAAATTASDSITGLRHTGRSQA; from the coding sequence ATGCAATCTATCGGTATCTACGAAGCCAAAAGCCGCTTTTCCGCCCTGGTCGAAATGGTCGAGCAAGGCGAGGAAGTGCGCATCACGCGCCACGGCAAAGAGGTTGTGCGCATGTTGCCCATGCGCCGCAAGCCCGTGATCACCGATGAGCAGATTGCGCGCGAGCTGGAGCAGATCTCGGCTCTGCAGCAGACGGTGAAAGCGCCAGCAGCCGCAACGACCGCCTCTGACAGCATCACCGGCCTGCGCCACACCGGACGGAGTCAGGCATGA
- a CDS encoding type II toxin-antitoxin system VapC family toxin, with amino-acid sequence MSATAFVLDASVTAAWLLPDSASEHTRRLYTRIRRDEVDPQAPNLWQWECGNLIASGVNNGRIPQTSVEGLWGVLEAIRHRVELHDLAPAQHKAVLDVALDTGLPTYDAAYLWLAQSLRLPLATFDTAQMAAARKSGVTVWAPEDF; translated from the coding sequence ATGAGCGCCACCGCTTTTGTGCTCGATGCCTCCGTCACCGCCGCCTGGCTGCTGCCCGACAGCGCCAGCGAACACACCCGGCGCCTGTACACCCGCATCCGCCGCGATGAGGTGGATCCCCAAGCCCCCAACCTCTGGCAGTGGGAATGCGGCAACCTGATTGCGTCGGGCGTGAATAATGGCCGTATTCCACAGACGTCGGTCGAAGGCTTGTGGGGCGTGCTGGAAGCCATACGCCATCGCGTGGAGCTGCACGATCTGGCGCCAGCACAACACAAGGCCGTGCTGGATGTGGCGCTGGACACGGGCTTGCCCACTTACGATGCCGCCTACCTGTGGCTGGCGCAGTCGCTGCGCCTGCCGCTGGCCACATTCGACACTGCCCAGATGGCAGCCGCCCGCAAAAGCGGCGTCACCGTCTGGGCTCCCGAAGATTTCTAA